The nucleotide sequence CGCGCACCGCCGGGTTGCCGGACTCATGCGCGACGCTATCGTGTCCGGTGTGGGTGAAACACTGACTCATCCCGAAGACGACCTAGGCCAGGCCTAACGAAAGACGGTGCAGCTGTGGCAGTCATCGTGGTAACTGACTCGTCATCCACCCTGCCTGGTGAAATAACCGGCCAATACGGCATTCACGTAGTGCCACTGCATATCCTCTCGGGCGGCCATGATTTCCGTGAGGGCATCGACGCGATCCCGGATTCGGTGTGGCGGGCAACGGGAGTCTCCACGGCCGGTGCCTCACCGCTGGAAATGCGGGAAGCGTTTGAGCATGCTCATCGACTCAGCGGCGGTGACGGTGTAGTCGGCGTGTTCATATCTCGCCAGCTTTCGTCGACATGGGATGCGGCGCGACAGGCCGCACAGGAGGTTGGGAGAGTGCGAGTCGTCGACTCTGCGGCCGCCGGGCTTGGACTGGGCTTCGCGGTGCGGGCCGCGGCGATGGAGGCCTCGAACGGTTCCGACCTTGACACGGTGTACTCGGCTGCCGTCGACGCTGCGGAGCGCGCATACTCATTCGTCTATGTGAACCAGCTCGACAACTTGCGGCGAGGCGGACGGATCGGGACCGCCGCCGCCATGTTCGGAACTGCCCTTGCGATCAAACCGGTCCTGCAACTCGCAAACGGGAAGCTGACTGTGCGCGAGAAGACCCGCACTGCATCGAAAGCGCTTGTCCGCCTCGTCGATGTTGCGGCTGAAGCCGCGCGTGCCAAAGGATCTGGTGGTGGGCTCTGTGTGGCAGTGCAGCACCTTGAGGCGGAAGAGCGTGCACACGAGGTGCTTGAGCGTTTTACGAAGAGGATTCCAGAGGTGGAGGAATCGCTCGTCGGTGACCTTGGTGCGGTGCTTGGCGTCCACCTTGGACCTGGCGCGCTGAGCATCTCGGTCTACCGGCACCCCTGACCTGGCGACCGCGAAGACGCCGTTGTTATCCACAGGATCAAGTTATCCACAGGTGGTCGTGGAACAGAACTGACGGCACCGCCCGCTAGTGGCTACCTTCGCATCATGCATGACGAAGGCCGAACTGCCGACGACGCCCAGGCACGTTTTCGGCAGCTGATGGAGATGCCGACGAGGGCATCAGGTTCCCGGCTGCCGAATGACGCCGGCCTGTCCCAGCAGGACAACGACACCGACGGCGCAGCTGCACCTTGGTTCACCGAGGAGGAGCAACGGCCAGCGCCTTGGCGGCAGCGAATACGCCTCGACCTGACCAGAACCGGAGCCATCGCGCTGGTTGGTGTCGGGTTGCTCGGCGCACTATTCGCAGGTTTTGTGATGCTCAGGGACAGTCACGGCAGCGGCGCGACAGTGGGAGTAGTGCCAGTCACGGACGGAACAGAACTGGCGGCACTGAGCGCACTCGACTCCGCGGACCCCGGTCACGGCCATGGATCCTCGCAGGGTATCGAGGAATCTTCACACGTCGAGGTTGTGCAGTCCGCCCATGTAATCGTGAGTGTCGCGGGACATGTCCAGCTGCCCGGCCTCGTCGAGCTGAGCGAGGGTGCGCGCGTAGCGGACGCGCTCAGCCGGGCGGGAGGCGCCCTGCCCCAGGCGGATCTCATCACCCTCAACCTTGCACAGCCACTCGCCGATGGTGACCAGATCGTCGTGGGGCGGCGGGACGGAGGTAGTGACGAAATTCCGCATGTCAGCATGATTCTCCGTACCGGTGTCCCGGTGATGGCGGCGGACCCAGGTGGAGCTGTAGGTCACGCCACCGCGGCACCTCTCGTCAACCTCAACAGCGCGACTGAAAGCGACCTAGTTTCCCTGCCTGGCGTTGGTCCAGTCACCGCTGGCGCGATAATCGAATGGCGGTCAACGAATGGCCAGTTCAGCAGCATCGAAGAGCTGAGGCAAGTACGGGGAATCGGTCCGGCAAAACTTGACCAGATCCGTGACCACGTCACTGTCTGACGCGCCTCCACAGCCGCGCCACGGCCGGGCACTCGATGTCAGACTGCTGCCAGCTGCGCTGCTGACATGGGGTTCAGTTCTGCTCGCCGCGTACACCGGCTACCGGCCTGTGCTTACTGGTGCGCTGATACTCAGCGTGGTTGCCCTCACGCTTGCGGCGATGCAGATCCGTGCCGGTAACACAGTTAATCGCTCAGTGGTACGTGTACTGGTCGCCGCGATGCTGTTCGGTGCCGCGGCATGCGCTGCGGCCGGGGCGCGCGCATATTCGGCTGAAGTGAATCCGCTGCGCAGCCTGGCCGGCGAAGCATCTACGGCACAGCTGGAGGTGGTTGTGCGCAGCGATCCCCGGCTGGTCACACCAGGCCCAGACGGGAGGCCGCGCTTCCTGATTCGCGCTTCCGCCAGCGCCTACCAGTCGACAGCAAAGTACGACCAATGGGCACAGGCCCGCGGGGAGCTCACGGTCTTCGCGAGTGGGCCCGCGTGGCACAAGCTCCGTCCAGGAGAGACAGTTGTCCTGCGGGGGCAACTCTCCGAACCTTCCCGGCGGGATTTCACTGTCGCGACAATTTTTGCCCGCGGCGATCCGAAGGTCATCGCGGGGTCCTCCCTGCTGCAGCGGAGTGCGTCGGATGTTCGGGCATCGTTTGTCGGAGTAGTTTCGTCCG is from Hoyosella subflava DQS3-9A1 and encodes:
- a CDS encoding ComEA family DNA-binding protein; translation: MHDEGRTADDAQARFRQLMEMPTRASGSRLPNDAGLSQQDNDTDGAAAPWFTEEEQRPAPWRQRIRLDLTRTGAIALVGVGLLGALFAGFVMLRDSHGSGATVGVVPVTDGTELAALSALDSADPGHGHGSSQGIEESSHVEVVQSAHVIVSVAGHVQLPGLVELSEGARVADALSRAGGALPQADLITLNLAQPLADGDQIVVGRRDGGSDEIPHVSMILRTGVPVMAADPGGAVGHATAAPLVNLNSATESDLVSLPGVGPVTAGAIIEWRSTNGQFSSIEELRQVRGIGPAKLDQIRDHVTV
- a CDS encoding DegV family protein, which produces MAVIVVTDSSSTLPGEITGQYGIHVVPLHILSGGHDFREGIDAIPDSVWRATGVSTAGASPLEMREAFEHAHRLSGGDGVVGVFISRQLSSTWDAARQAAQEVGRVRVVDSAAAGLGLGFAVRAAAMEASNGSDLDTVYSAAVDAAERAYSFVYVNQLDNLRRGGRIGTAAAMFGTALAIKPVLQLANGKLTVREKTRTASKALVRLVDVAAEAARAKGSGGGLCVAVQHLEAEERAHEVLERFTKRIPEVEESLVGDLGAVLGVHLGPGALSISVYRHP